A stretch of DNA from Schizosaccharomyces osmophilus chromosome 2, complete sequence:
CCGGAACTTTCAGGTCGTTCTTTGGCTTTCTAGGAGACGTACTCTTACTTTTCTGTAATTTGAAATTCGACTTCGAGCTTTCTTTAGACAGTCTTTTAGATGAGGATGCTTTGAAGTATTTTCTATTCTCCAAGGGATCTGATAGTGTACCGTAGACATCGTCCTTTGCCAGAGCAATACGCCAAATTGGATGTCCTTTTCCATAAGCGATTTGAGCACAATCAGCTGAATCGAATTTGACATAAGCTACATCACTAGCTGAACTATGGCCTCTATAAACCCGTACATCCAGCTTTGATGGgataaaagcaaaatacGAAACTATGTCTTTCTCAGCAGTACTTTTCGTAATATCGCTGATAATAATTGTATGCGAAGTCACAGAAGGATCCGCTTTCTTCATGCTTGATATCGAGGTGAACGTTGGTTTTTGTTCCAAAGAGTTAGGCCATAAGTAATCATTAACAGAAGCATTAAATGTATTTGCTCCTACGgatttttcataaatggTTCCTATAGAAGAAGTCAGAGTCGGAGATCCTATTGAGAAATCCCCAGAGTAAGGGTTATCGCCATTGACTTCAGGAATCTTTATACAGGAAATTGAAGGAGAATCCGACAGGGATTCACTTTGACAAAATGAAGGGGTATCATCTCGATCAGcacatttttgtttcttttcagtgGATGACCAAATTGTAACTTGCTCATTACCTGACTCCGTACCAGATACTTGAGGACAGCATCTGCGTTTCGTAACCCTCTTTTGTGATACTGCTGTTTGAGGAGACTTCGGGCTCgttttggattttgttttagatTTTGCAGCAGGTTGCGTAAGAGGTTCATTAGCGTTCGAGTTAAAATCTGGGGAATATACTCCTccctttttcctttgttcccactctttttgttgaatttcttcaaaggtATAAGGTTGTAATAGGCCAGCTGCTATAAGgccttttttcttttgccaGTCTTTTAGAGCCATAGAGGCACCAGTGAGATTTTCCTCTGGCTCCCAAGTATTATCGCGTGAATCGTAACCAACCCATTTAATGTAGTACTCATTTTTACCAGATATATTAACGCGATCTGCGAGAATGCGCTCAACTTCATACACGTCTAGCTGTAcattccttttgcttttaggACGCTTTGtggattttttggaattagccatagaaatagaaaagatgTAATAATCCTGattaaaaatattaagtgatataaaataaatacggAGACAAAAACGTTTGAATGAATTCAATGATTATTCGTAAGGCATCCGGGATAAATGAGTgcaaatttattttcaatagAAACAAACTTGCTTTTATAAACGCGTCTTCATCGGCCTAATCCGATAGCTAGGGATTTTGTTAAGGATCTATGTCTTGGCACCAGGATTCGCTGAATGGGGTACCTAAAGAAAGCAGTGAGTGCTAAGGAGCACAAGGTAAAGTCGATATATGATACTCATGAATACATGAGCgttatttgtttcttctttcgtAATAGAGAGAAATCTCTTTCAGGTCGGTGTTGTTGAAGGAATGAAAGTGACACAATGAATCGTATGTACTGATGCAGTAGTTCTTTTCAGTACCTTGGAATTGTCTTCTAAATATAGGAAACCcttttgaaattacaaTGACAAGACTTTTACTTCAGAAGAGTAGACTCATTTGATTCCATAGCTACCCTGGGACATCCATTTAGCTTTTGAACTGATCAAGAATACTGACTGTAAACAAGACTTGGTACCcgccttttttaaaatcatGATGCTGGGAGTTTATGAGTCATAGGAAAAAACCTTGTATGTGTGAAATTGGCAACTACTCGTCTTTTTTGTCTATCTGTTTGATACAATCTTTTTGCACTATATGTAACTAATACCCTTTAAGGAAGTAGGCAGCAAAAGCACCGAGAGTACGttgagtttcttttttatttatacttCCTAACCATAAGACTTTTGGCATAAACTTTTATCTTGAAATTCGGTTGcaaatgtttgtttttctgcATCTTATAGTTCATATTCTCTTTAATACGATGCCTTTTGTATGATGGTTACCTGGTTGATGAATATCCTGTGTCAAAGGTAAAGCAAAACATGTAAAATGTATGTATTCCTCCACGTATGTAATCAAAAACTCTCAAACCATTAAGCTCAAGTTAGAAACCCTTCGAAAATAAATTTGCAACGTGCTTTGAATGTATCAAAAAGTTGTTGAgcaaaagttttgtttttatacAATCGAAACAACAATCGCATCAAATTCATATTCCAGTTAGCTTTTATTCATATAAGCTTACATTTTACTTACAGTATAATTACAAAACCaacgatttttttttgtctccATAGTACGCCTTGCCCATGagaattgtttgtttactatgaggatcttcaaaaatagTATAATACCCTATACTTCACTAAGTAACACTAACACACTATAAGGTATGCTTCACAAAAGTATTTAATGAGAActaaaatccttttttaattttggttttaaatTCGTTCCTATTCGCTATATGAACCAGCATAAAGGATTATTGTGGGTAACTGTCAATAATGGGTCCTTTAGGACTTGACTACAACAAACTACGATCTGCTAGAAACATTTACCGCTAATAAAGCGACGGAAacgaagagaaaaaagggtaggtgaagaagaaaagttgaagGGAAATTGGTTTGCTGACAATAGGAAAGTAGATACTGagtgaagaaaacgaaCGATGTGCCAAGAAGACGAATATGATTACTTGTTCAAAACTGTATTGATTGGTGACAGTGGAGTCGGTAAATCGAATCTTTTAATGCGTTTCACAAGAAATGAGTTTAATATCGAAAGCAAGAGTACCATTGGTGTGGAATTTGCTACTAGAAACATCGTATTAGACaacaagaaaatcaaagcCCAAATCTGGGATACAGCCGGTCAAGAACGCTACCGTGCAATTACGTCTGCATATTATCGTGGTGCCGTTGGTGCTCTCATTGTTTATGATATTACCAAGCAATCATCCTTTGATAACGTTGGCCGCTGGCTAAAGGAATTGCGTGAGCATGCTGACAGCAACATTGTTATTATGCTTgttggaaacaaaacagaTTTGCTCCATTTGCGTGCTGTTTCCACTGAAGAGGCTCAAACCTTTGCGGGTATGTATTCATTCAATTTCCAATTAGCGTCGTCAGCCCCGACGAACCGAAACTAGTTGGGCTACCACTgtttcattgtttttctttttttcgtttacTAATTTGTTAATAGCTGAAAACAATTTGTCATTTATAGAGACTTCCGCCATGGATGCCAGCAACGtagaagaagcttttcaaaCTGTCTTGACTGGTATGGGAATGATTgtaatctttttcttattcaaTACTAACATTGATTTTAGAAATCTTCAGAATTGTTTCGAATAGATCTCTCGAAAGTGGTGATGAAGGTGTTCATCCCATGGGTGGTCAAACTCTTAGTATCACTCCTACTATGAACGATAcgaacaagaagaaatcttCTTCTCAATGCTGTTAAGTTTTTTCCGGGACTCCTCGTTGCATCTAATTCGATTTGATTCCTTCTCTACCTACCTTCTTTCAAGGTTACTTTCACGTTTGCTCCTTATGATTTTTTAAGATGGTAAGTTGAGTACTCTTCCACTTTCATAGCACACCCTCTTATTCTATCCTCGTGTCACTTGCTTATGACAAAGAGGTTTATATAATTAGCCTAGTATGTTGAATTACACGAATACCGAAGACTTATCATGAAAGGTACCCTCTCACCTTTTTATACAGCATTCCCTCATTCCTGGCTTCTACAGTTTATCCAGCATTAGTGTGATataattcattttgtttaaagAGAAAGCAATAATTTGCAGCAGAAAATCACTAACGAAACGCTCGTAAAGTAGGGATTCTTTGACGATTAGCTAAAGTTCAACTAAAAGTACTATACATCGCTAACAGAGTATAAAAACGAATATGAATTACTATATcattatattatttataattcATCTGTTCAAAATACCAACTTCCACACAGTCTTACAATTTTAAATAGGAAAGTCAAACTTGCTAGCCCATTGACGAACTTGTTCTTTCAACTTGAATATTTCTGGATTTTGACTTCCGTCACCAACATAGCttttaaattctttgaGTTTGGTCTTACCATTATCCTTAGCTTGTTTGTTCAACTTGACAGTTAGGTGAACAACTTCGTCAATAAGGTCAACAATTCTTACAAAATCTTGTTCATTAAAGCCCCGTGTAGTACAAGCTGGAGTACCTATACGCAAACCATGGGGAATAAGTGCAGACTTGTCTCCAGGAACAGTGTTCTTATTAGCTGAGATATTGATCAACTCCAAAACACGCTCAACCCTAGCTCCGTCGATATCTTTGTTGGTCAAATCGACAAGAACTAAATGGGTTTCTGTACCACCGGAAACCAATTTGTAGccttttttgataaatgCATCTGCCATTGCTTTAGCATTCTTGAcaacattcttttgatattcaATAAACTCAGGAGTTTTTGCTTGACCTAAGGCTACAGCCAAAGCGGTAATTGTGTGATTATGAGGACCACCCTGGTGACCAGGAAAGActgaaaaattaattttgtCTTCCAATTCATAATAAACAGGGTTGCCTTTCTTGTCGTGTTTGCAAAGACCACGACGGAAGAAAATCATAGCTCCTCGAGGTCCACGAAGAGACTTATGGGTTGTGGTAGTAACAATATCGGCATATTCAAACGGAGAAGGAATGACACCGGCGGCAACAAGACCAGATATATGAGCCATATCACAAAGCAAATAAGCATTACACTCATCGGCAATTTCACGCATGCGTTTATAATCAATTAAACGTGAATACGCACTTGCACCTGCAACAATCACCTTGGGACGGAACTGCTTAGCAGATCTGCTCAAGCCGTCATAATCAATAATACCAGTTTCGGGATTCACACCATACGGCATAGTACAGAAATATGTGGAGACTGCGGAAATTGATTTCTGAGGTGTAGCAAATCCATGAGATAAGTGCCCTCCATGAGGCAAATCCAAACCCATCAAACGATCATGGGGTTTCATAACAGCTTGATAAGCTTGAAGGTTAGCAGGCGAACCTGAATGAGGTTGTACATTAACACCCCATAATTCCGGatttaaatgaaaagcttcaaGGGCACGCTTTTGACATAAAGACTCGGCCTGATCGATAATTTCATTACCTCCATAATATCTGGCTCCTGGGTAACCTTCACTATACTTATTTTGCATCACACTACCAAGGACGTCCATAACGGCCTTGGAAGTAAAGTTTTCACTGGCAATTAAACCTATCGACTCCTTTTGTCGTTTCTCTTCAAATTTTAAGATTTTGCCAACCTCAGGGTCATATTGAAAAACCGAAGATTGAAGAAGCTATTCTTGTTAGTAATTAGTTTTGCAGTATCGCCATGTGCTTTCGAAGCTGGGGTTGAAAGACAATTTTTTCACTAAAAATATCAAAGACTGCCAGACAGTCAATTATTTGAACAATTTGCatacctttttttgctcGCTTGGTAAAGCGTAAAAACGCTTGAAAACCAAACTGATTCCTGTTCTTCTAGGAATCTGTCGTGTCAATGCCATGGTGGTAAGTAATGAAAAATCTAGTAGCTGAAAGTAAAACAGAAACGAGAAGAGAATGTTTAAATTTGTCAATTATTGTACTGCTTTAATTGACATGAGTAAGCTTTATTATCTTTATTTCTCGCGAAAAATCATATCCGACTTATTTCACAGGTACAGCAAACCAATAAATTACACTTGCAATCTTTGCTCCTTCGTTCCCTCTTTTTAAGTAATTTGATCCTCTTAAAATTCACTCAGCGATGTTTCCCTACTTCATCTGTGATATGAGAAGCTTACATGTATTCTTAAAATTACCTTTGTAGCATTTATAAACACTTTTACTAAAAAGGAACTTCTTGATAATCCAAAACCATacaaattgaaatttacATCAAACTCTATATACACATTTATATAGTTTTTCATAGATCAAAACAAATCAGTAGTCGTCAACTCTTTGACGACATTTCGACTTTTGAATATTACAGCTTGCTCCTTGTTTGATCCAAATATTAACGAccaaaataaatgaataaGTTAACCTTCATCAACCAAAAAGGCTGAAATTTTTCGTTCAACGGCATGATTACCATGACTCATTGGAGACAACCTCATTATCTCTGCCAACAGCTGTAATTTCAGCCAAATCCTCTCTCTCTTCCAATTGAACTCTGCCACTTCCGGAGGCAATACGATCGCGCTCACCAGCTGCCAATTTAAATGCAACACGACGAGTGTAATCACTAAAGCTTCTAGCACGATTTCCTTCCAAAGTTTCCATATACTTGTTAATAATTGAGTCATCATCAACAAGTTTAAACATTGCTAAGAATGCGGCTTCTGAAGCAAGTTTAATAGGAATAGTAATAGCACGAATACAACTGAAAACAGCAGGGGCAAGGACATTGAGATGAGGTCTAACAATatcatatttttctttagacAAGATCCGAATAATTACCAAAGATAGACGCTTCGCATCTTGAGAACCAGATGGACTCACCTCAATGCTAACTCTCAAAGCTTCAAATAAAGTCTTAGACTCATTAAAGTTTTGAGGAATATCTGCAAGAAGGGCTTTACCGGCAGCCAAAACGGCGTTCTCCGTAATATAGGTTTCTGTCTGCTGACATGCATCCGATATGGCTTGACAGACACTTTCGCTCAAGCCCAAGTCAATAATCTTCTTCGAACCATACTTGATAACTGCATTGAGTACCAATATTGAGTACTCGTCCAAAGCTTCAACACTGAAAACCTTAGTGTCAAGCAGTTGTCTAGCACGAGTGTCCGTAAGTTGATTAAACAAAGCCCCGTACATTTTGGCACATATGATCATATATTCATTTGTTTCAGAGGAGAGTTCTCGTAGCAATTGATCCACAGAATCAGCAGAAGCTTCATTCATGTTTTGACCAGACTTGGAAACCACTGCAAATAATGCATTCAACATAGCCTTGCGTACGCCAGCATCAGGGGTACGAGCACCTGATACCAATTCTGTAACAATAGGAGCGAGACGAGTTTGCAAGGTAATAAGAGTACCCAACGCTGTAGCTGCCCTACTGCGAATAACTTCACTCGAAGGATCACCCAAACACTTAGCAAACGTACGTTGTAATTGAGGCAAAAAGGGACGTAAAAATGTAGGAATTTTAGAGAGGATAATATTGAGAGTATACAAAATCGCACTCTTGACTTCAACTGGGAATCTTTCACCAATGATACGAATCAACGGACCAGTAATCTGTGTGACATAAGGGCGAAGTTTATTGGACTCAGTACGTGTTACTATATCTGCAACACCTAGAGCAGATTGTTCACGCTGCTCATTTGTACCATGCATCAAACCGTGTAGGAAGATTGGCAAAACTGAGCTAATACCTTGAGGAAGTTCAAACGCAGGCAATGTGGTATCATGTACACCAACATCGTGTAGCGATTTGTATGTAATACTAATCACTGATTCAATCCTGTCTTTACGCATTGAAGATGTTAGAGCGTTCTGAGCAGCAACAGCAGCTGCAATAACCTCGCTGCTCCTGTCTTCAAACAATCTAACAAGGTGACTAATCCAATCAGGTACAAAACGGAAATAGTCAAGTTTTGagttttgaaagaatgtAAGCATGTGCTTGGCGGCAAACAAACGTTTCTTGTAATCTTCATTCTCAGTAAACGAGTAAAGATGAGCCATAAGCACTGTGAGTCCTTCTTGATCTTTAATAGATAATATGATGGTGTCAACTGATTCTTCTAAGCTTTGCAAAGTATCATCCTTTGCAACGAGTATTGATTCCATAAGAGCATTAAGAATCGACGGCAATCTTCTGTTTAATGTAGAACCTGCTGCTTGCGCAAGGGAAGCTAAAGCCCGAGCATTGAATGCAGTGATAGGTTGCTTAATGAGAGTGGGAATAAGGACAGGGAAAATCGAAGTGGACCGACGAGcaataatttctttcagTGCGGACAAAGCATATTCGGATTTATCATCTGATTCAAGCAGTTTAAGCAATTCAGGCAGAACTTCATCTACCGCCCGATCACCTACTACTGTTTGAAGAGTATCAAACGCTTCAGCTGCAGCTTCTCTTACTTCCAAATCTGAGTCCATGAGTGCTTCACGTACAGAATAAACGAATTGGCCACTGTAAATTACAAGCTGATCCTGAGAAGTACTGGAGATCAATTCTTGTAAGGCAATGCAAACACCAATTCTATTTTGTCTGTCAGAAGACTCTAAGCCGTCCTTCAGTGAAGGAAGAAGTTGAGACAAAACATCAAATCCAGCCTTCTTAGATAAATCACCTAAGCTCTTGACACACATAGCACGTCGATCATTTCCAGTGCTGTTCAAGTTGCCGATAATAAGAGTTGTCAACGTAGATATGATGTCTCTAACAGTTCGGGGAGTATTTACAACAatattcttccaaatcTGTTGAGCATGAGTCCTAACCGCAGCAGCAATATCTTGACGGAGAATATAAAGTGAGGACAACACACGGTCATGGCGCTCAGAACCAATAGTCTCCAACAAGGCTTTACGGTTAACATCAGTGCGAGCTCCTTCTTCGCTTTCGTCAGTTTCTTCTTGCAAGGTCTTCTTGTTAATACCAGCAAGTTTATAGATGAGGTCCCCAACAAGTTGTACTGAAGACAATCTGATGCGCCAATTATCATCAAATAAGCCTTTCTCAAGTTCAGGAAGAAGCAAATCGACAGCACGGGTGGCATAATTATTAACAATCATCTTAGCAGCTCGTAATGAAGCGGTCTGAACAAGTTCAGATTCATCAGCTAAGCCAGAAAGAATAGGTGGAATTGCACGAGCAAGGTATGGTTGGAAACGAGCTCCAAACGTAGCTGGCAAATAGATAAGAAGAGAAATAAAGCTTTCTCTGATATAGGCAGTAGGACTTGAAGTATTTTGTAAGATTTCGGGCAAAACATCTTCAAGGCGTGTCAAGCCCAAACCAGAGAGAACCTCAGACAAACCTTGAGCAGCACCTTGTCTATCAACTTCACTACATTCACTTCGAAGGACATTGAACAATTCAGGAATAAGGGTTGGGAACTTAGTTTCACCCAATTTCTCCATCAATGAACCTAAAGCCTTAGCTGCAGTTGCACGAGTATCAGGAACAGGGTCAATAAGCACTTCCCGTAGTCTGGGCATTAAGGGGTCTAAATAAATTGCAAGATTTTCAGGCTCAGTTAAGCTTGCCATCAATCCAAAGATCTTAGCAGACTGCCGTTTAGTAGATGCATTGCGTTCCCTCATACCATACTGAATAATGGGTATGACCAAAGCCAATGAAGGAGAATCCAAATAATGAACGAAAGCAGTCTTAAGAATGGCAGATAATGCATCATCAGTATAACGTGTGCAATCACTCAAAGCATTGAGAAGAACAGGTACAAGGTTTTGGATTTCAGGATTTGATATGACTTCACCAAAACGCAACAAACTGTTATTCGCTGTATTGCGAACCTGAGAATGTGAATCAGTCAAAACCTCTGTCAACTTAGGAACAATAGTAGGTAAAGACACCGAAAGCTGTTTGGGTGCCATGTAGGACATCAAGCCAAGAATCTCAACAGAAGCACGCTTAGAGCGCCAGTTGTAATCATTCAAACCTTCCAATAAGCTAGGAAGCAATAGCTTAACTCCATAGGCGCTAAGTTGACTCATTATATGTTTTACGGCTTCCAAAGTAGCTTCTCTAACTTCATTTGCACTGTCACCAAACGAAGAAAGCAATAAAGGGAGTAAATCGGGCAAGTATGGCTCGAAATAGATACCTAACGTACGCGAAAAAGCTTCCACACAAAACAGAGCACCTTGTCTAATTGCTGGATTTTGTCTGTTCGTCATTGATTCGCGTAATTGGTCCATAATATCGAAATCCttaaaagcttttataCCCAAACCCTTAATCAAACCAGCTAGACCGTAAGctgttccttttctctCTGCAAAAGATGAAGCATTCATTAAGCTGTTTGCTAAATGATCATAATATTCCTTTGCTTTAGGAAGTAACTTTTTGATCAATGGTGATATACATGAAGCGACTGCTAATTGCACACTTTCACTAGGTGTGGATAAGGCGGAAATTAAATTTTCCAGGACCACAATTAATCGCTGATCATTCTCTTGCAAATGTTGGGCAACAGTTCCAAAAAGTACCACAGTTGCCTCACGTAATCTATCATTGGCCTCAGTTGGTAAAGTATCAACGTTGAGTTTAGTTTCGAACAACTCCATCAGAGCCTCCACTTGATAGGAACCAAAAGCAATGATAGATTGTTTACCAGCTTCCAACATGTTGGAAGCTACGATAAATGAACTATCAGTAACGGGGATCTGAGCATCTGACTGAACGGAGGATAGCAAAAATTCCAAACATGGTACTAATAAATTCGAAGAAACATACTGCGAAATATGCACGAATACTATACTGACACCTTCTCTGGTAACAATACCTAAATCCCGGCCGAtagtttctttctttattatacCGTACTCATCATATTCGGGAGGTGAAGGTAAAGCGTTCTTGTTATACATTTCcatcaatttttttggtagaaCGCTTGAGAAATCTTCAAACTCATCAATCAAGTCAACGAATGATTTTCCTACAAGAGTGTGAAGGTAGTTGGATTTAACATTAAGCAAAGGTAAAAGTTCGGAATAAGAGTCTTCATTCGCATCCAATCCATTCTGCGTCGAAATCTGGTGAGCAGCGGCAGCATTAGATTCGTTTTCGTCGTAAAGCTCCAAGAAAATTTCCTTAATGAAGCTAAATTGCGTTAAGTCCAAAACTTGCAAAGACTGCAAAACGGCAGATCGTACAGAACTTTCGTTGTGACAAGTATGTTCCAAAAGAGTATTTAATTCGCTATCAGTGTAAGACGTATTTATACCTTGTACAAGAGAAAGCAATGAGTTCTTTACGTCCTGATAATGAGCGGGAACAGTTTCAAGCAAATGTAAAAGTGctctcaaaaaaattgcCCTCATTCCCCTCAAGGAGGAAGAATAAGGTGCTTGAAATCCCAACATCTCAATTGCTAACAACAAACGCTCAGTTGATTTTTCGTCATCCTTAGTTGCGTTTTCATAGCAAAGCTTATTGATTAACGGGAAAATGCAAGAGAACGTTTCAGGCTCAAAATATGCTTGTTCGGTAGCAAAACGTACCttataaaggaaagaatCAACGACATCTTCGTTTACATTAGAACTAGTGTTTAGAGAATTAAGAAGGGTTAAAGCTAATGAATCAGAATATGCAGATTCTCCCAAGCGAGATGGAAGACCAGAGGCAGTTACAACCAACTTGAAGACTTCTAAAGCCAAATTTCCAGTAAATGGTGTACTCGATTGCAAAATTTTACCAAAGATCAGCACATCAACAGCTTCCTCAATCCATAATCCAGGAAACAACTGAACAGCCATTCCCATGCTCTGAATAATCTCAAGACCACGTTCAAGAGATGCAACAAGGTTATTCACAGACTGCCTGATTCTAGattccttttcaagttGAGAATCCACCAATGCTTGCTGATCTTTATTCAGCTTCATAGGTTTCCTCTCAGCCTGCTTAGCTCGAACTTCGGCTTCCCAACGCTTAGTTTCGTAATCCTTCGTATTCTTGTcgattttgtttgatttcttttctaaaacgTTATCCCAAAGAACTCCATTAGGCGTCTTCCAGATTTCATATTCCATATCTGAGACATTTGTCAATTTTAGATTAACAAGCTGATCACGGAAAAGGCTGACGAAAAAAGGAGTGGCAGTCTCTGGAGCaacgaaaagaatcatcgaaatagaagaaatcattgctttttccttttcagaCCTGACATTAGTAGATAATGTAGTTTCAATATAGTTCACAATATCGTGAACCCGTTCAGTGACAAGCGTGGCAGGATCTCTATGTGAAAGTTGGCATAATTGAATCCAATCAAACTGATCAACGtaagcaaaagaaaggaataaTAGCTCAATCAGATAACAGTCATAATCAACAAGTTCTTTTGAACCTACGTTAGAGACGTCAGAAGAAATTGCTAAGAGAATTGATTTCAATAGCTGAATCAACTTTTTATTAGAATTCTCATCAAACTTCTCGTCCTTTTTAGCGGATTCAGCTTGGTAATGCAAATTCCATAACTGAGAGCAAATGGTTTTGCGCAAACCAGGATTGACTAGTACTGCGGTCCTCAATGCTTCAAAAGCAACTCTGCTGGTCTGGTTGCCTGAGAAGTTAAATAGATTAATTAGTGATTGAAACCATGAAGATGCTAAGTCGTCAGTTAGGTCCTTATCATAAGCGCTAGCAAAAGTACAGAGACCACGAATCCACCATAACTTTGCTTGATCAGTGGTTAGTTTATTCGTAATTTtgcttgaaaaaagaatacttTCTCCATTTGTGGAACCGACAAGTCCATTAAGCAAGGTCTGCAAATCGCCGGCAAATTTAAGTTTGGTAATGTCCTCATCAGTTTGCTTCTTGTTCATTAAACATAAATAGACGACGGGAGCCAAAATGCTTCCATTCTGTAAGGCAATAGTAGAATTGCTCAAGGCCGCTTGGCttgatttatttaaatGCTCAAGGTAAAAATTAGTAAGTTCCAACTGAGAGGATTTGTTGGCTTGCAAATCCCAAACCAAATCAGCCAAAACTAAAATCCAATGCTGACGTTCGTATGCAGCTGGCTTATCTAATGatttagaaagaaaatcgTAAACGCTTTTATCCAAAGAACTATTTGACAATAGAAGTGATTTGATATTCCTTATAACCACGGCTGCTAAGTGATAGAAACTGCTTTCTTGAACCTTCATGAACAAAGGCAAGACTTCCTTAAGTAAAGAAGCAGAATCTACTTCTTCGACAGAAAGATGAGAAAGGCACTC
This window harbors:
- the gcn1 gene encoding translation initiation regulator, HEAT repeat protein Gcn1; amino-acid sequence: MTVEGPGMEAFQNEKKTLYSTLISSETVVAFLGTKKVMLDILRHVNQINDIDEKSIVAIIDNIMEVLPRNVSRECRLELCATLVHITKLSPSIALTTLLHRLQGTSTRLERIPSSSISVSFNALIWVNCILSNLPSNEMKYWMLEFLPIQSQFLNAVVQNGKPAIVRSALQTTRRCYRSLFLSQLNDLSSFIPFLLNETKTALVLPKALPLYGVILGTCYFFQLSSAPRTLASENIDFLVKMIPQHVLAAKPALPSSSVEGFCYSIGLLLSLDKLSNDLLPSIEKALLRSPELVFAGILSSLAIGFSDSGKDASSILLSKLHDAFASNLKSSNATVRQNCFQTFSVLCKHAKDPKVLMDVALKLAFALKTNKVTSNEHRNLYIECLSHLSVEEVDSASLLKEVLPLFMKVQESSFYHLAAVVIRNIKSLLLSNSSLDKSVYDFLSKSLDKPAAYERQHWILVLADLVWDLQANKSSQLELTNFYLEHLNKSSQAALSNSTIALQNGSILAPVVYLCLMNKKQTDEDITKLKFAGDLQTLLNGLVGSTNGESILFSSKITNKLTTDQAKLWWIRGLCTFASAYDKDLTDDLASSWFQSLINLFNFSGNQTSRVAFEALRTAVLVNPGLRKTICSQLWNLHYQAESAKKDEKFDENSNKKLIQLLKSILLAISSDVSNVGSKELVDYDCYLIELLFLSFAYVDQFDWIQLCQLSHRDPATLVTERVHDIVNYIETTLSTNVRSEKEKAMISSISMILFVAPETATPFFVSLFRDQLVNLKLTNVSDMEYEIWKTPNGVLWDNVLEKKSNKIDKNTKDYETKRWEAEVRAKQAERKPMKLNKDQQALVDSQLEKESRIRQSVNNLVASLERGLEIIQSMGMAVQLFPGLWIEEAVDVLIFGKILQSSTPFTGNLALEVFKLVVTASGLPSRLGESAYSDSLALTLLNSLNTSSNVNEDVVDSFLYKVRFATEQAYFEPETFSCIFPLINKLCYENATKDDEKSTERLLLAIEMLGFQAPYSSSLRGMRAIFLRALLHLLETVPAHYQDVKNSLLSLVQGINTSYTDSELNTLLEHTCHNESSVRSAVLQSLQVLDLTQFSFIKEIFLELYDENESNAAAAHQISTQNGLDANEDSYSELLPLLNVKSNYLHTLVGKSFVDLIDEFEDFSSVLPKKLMEMYNKNALPSPPEYDEYGIIKKETIGRDLGIVTREGVSIVFVHISQYVSSNLLVPCLEFLLSSVQSDAQIPVTDSSFIVASNMLEAGKQSIIAFGSYQVEALMELFETKLNVDTLPTEANDRLREATVVLFGTVAQHLQENDQRLIVVLENLISALSTPSESVQLAVASCISPLIKKLLPKAKEYYDHLANSLMNASSFAERKGTAYGLAGLIKGLGIKAFKDFDIMDQLRESMTNRQNPAIRQGALFCVEAFSRTLGIYFEPYLPDLLPLLLSSFGDSANEVREATLEAVKHIMSQLSAYGVKLLLPSLLEGLNDYNWRSKRASVEILGLMSYMAPKQLSVSLPTIVPKLTEVLTDSHSQVRNTANNSLLRFGEVISNPEIQNLVPVLLNALSDCTRYTDDALSAILKTAFVHYLDSPSLALVIPIIQYGMRERNASTKRQSAKIFGLMASLTEPENLAIYLDPLMPRLREVLIDPVPDTRATAAKALGSLMEKLGETKFPTLIPELFNVLRSECSEVDRQGAAQGLSEVLSGLGLTRLEDVLPEILQNTSSPTAYIRESFISLLIYLPATFGARFQPYLARAIPPILSGLADESELVQTASLRAAKMIVNNYATRAVDLLLPELEKGLFDDNWRIRLSSVQLVGDLIYKLAGINKKTLQEETDESEEGARTDVNRKALLETIGSERHDRVLSSLYILRQDIAAAVRTHAQQIWKNIVVNTPRTVRDIISTLTTLIIGNLNSTGNDRRAMCVKSLGDLSKKAGFDVLSQLLPSLKDGLESSDRQNRIGVCIALQELISSTSQDQLVIYSGQFVYSVREALMDSDLEVREAAAEAFDTLQTVVGDRAVDEVLPELLKLLESDDKSEYALSALKEIIARRSTSIFPVLIPTLIKQPITAFNARALASLAQAAGSTLNRRLPSILNALMESILVAKDDTLQSLEESVDTIILSIKDQEGLTVLMAHLYSFTENEDYKKRLFAAKHMLTFFQNSKLDYFRFVPDWISHLVRLFEDRSSEVIAAAVAAQNALTSSMRKDRIESVISITYKSLHDVGVHDTTLPAFELPQGISSVLPIFLHGLMHGTNEQREQSALGVADIVTRTESNKLRPYVTQITGPLIRIIGERFPVEVKSAILYTLNIILSKIPTFLRPFLPQLQRTFAKCLGDPSSEVIRSRAATALGTLITLQTRLAPIVTELVSGARTPDAGVRKAMLNALFAVVSKSGQNMNEASADSVDQLLRELSSETNEYMIICAKMYGALFNQLTDTRARQLLDTKVFSVEALDEYSILVLNAVIKYGSKKIIDLGLSESVCQAISDACQQTETYITENAVLAAGKALLADIPQNFNESKTLFEALRVSIEVSPSGSQDAKRLSLVIIRILSKEKYDIVRPHLNVLAPAVFSCIRAITIPIKLASEAAFLAMFKLVDDDSIINKYMETLEGNRARSFSDYTRRVAFKLAAGERDRIASGSGRVQLEEREDLAEITAVGRDNEVVSNESW